The following are encoded together in the Bacillus cereus group sp. RP43 genome:
- the fliE gene encoding flagellar hook-basal body complex protein FliE: protein MKIQPMLNTQPFGAIQPIGTQKTSETSVVEGKKFIDLLEDMNQTQNNAQTAVYDLLTKGVGETHDVLIQQKKAESQMKTAALVRDNLIENYKSLINMQI from the coding sequence ATGAAAATTCAACCAATGTTAAATACACAGCCATTTGGAGCGATTCAGCCGATTGGCACACAGAAAACTTCAGAGACATCTGTAGTTGAAGGCAAAAAGTTTATTGATTTATTGGAAGATATGAATCAAACGCAAAATAATGCCCAAACAGCAGTATATGATTTACTGACAAAAGGGGTAGGAGAAACGCATGACGTTTTAATTCAGCAGAAGAAAGCTGAATCACAAATGAAAACAGCTGCTCTCGTACGCGATAATCTTATTGAAAATTATAAGTCACTAATTAATATGCA